A stretch of Fusobacterium periodonticum ATCC 33693 DNA encodes these proteins:
- the whiA gene encoding DNA-binding protein WhiA gives MSYSSNVKQEITQKIPVTNLECLAEISSIFENKANLVKEGIEIKMENSILAKRLYSLIKATSSLQFGIKYSITKKFTEHRIYVITLYKQKGLKEFLESFKFSFLDIIQNDEIFRGYLRGFFLSCGYIKDPKKEYSLDFFVDNKELADKIYNILLSKKKKIFKTIKKNKILVYLRNSEDIMDVLVSMNALKYFFEYEEITIIKNLKNKTIREMNWEVANETKTLNTGNYQIKMIKYIDKKLGLNTLTDVLKEAAMLRLNNPEDSLQNLADMINISKSGIRNRFRRIEEIYNNLLEEENS, from the coding sequence GTGTCTTATAGTTCTAATGTTAAACAAGAAATTACACAAAAAATTCCTGTTACTAATTTAGAATGTTTAGCAGAAATATCATCTATTTTTGAAAATAAAGCAAATTTAGTAAAAGAGGGAATAGAAATTAAAATGGAGAATTCCATTTTAGCTAAAAGACTTTATTCTTTAATTAAGGCTACCAGTTCTTTACAATTTGGAATAAAATATTCTATAACAAAAAAATTTACTGAACACAGAATTTATGTTATAACTTTGTATAAACAAAAAGGTTTAAAAGAATTTTTAGAAAGTTTTAAATTCTCTTTTCTTGATATAATTCAAAATGATGAAATATTTAGAGGTTATTTGAGAGGATTCTTTTTAAGCTGTGGATATATCAAAGATCCCAAGAAGGAATATTCTTTAGATTTTTTTGTTGACAATAAAGAATTAGCAGATAAAATTTATAATATATTATTATCAAAAAAGAAAAAAATATTTAAGACTATTAAAAAGAATAAAATTTTAGTATACTTAAGAAACTCAGAAGATATTATGGATGTACTTGTTTCAATGAATGCTCTAAAATATTTTTTTGAATATGAAGAGATTACTATTATAAAAAATTTAAAAAATAAGACAATTAGAGAGATGAATTGGGAAGTTGCCAATGAAACAAAAACTTTAAATACTGGAAATTACCAAATAAAAATGATAAAGTATATAGACAAAAAACTTGGTCTTAATACTCTGACTGATGTTTTAAAAGAAGCTGCAATGTTAAGACTAAATAATCCAGAAGATTCTTTACAAAATTTAGCAGATATGATAAATATATCTAAGTCTGGTATAAGAAATCGTTTTAGAAGAATAGAAGAGATATATAATAATCTTTTAGAAGAAGAAAATAGTTAG
- a CDS encoding bifunctional riboflavin kinase/FAD synthetase, with product MIVVNDILTSNIEFEDTYVAIGNFDGVHYGHKKLINETIKAARENSKKAVVFTFEKHPLEFLFPERKFDYINTNEEKLYLLESLGVDIVIMQKLDKNFLEYTPLEFVKILKDKLKVKEIFVGFNFSFGKGGTGTAEDLEYLAEVHNIKVNELPPVTLDGELVSSSAIRKKIANSDFDGAVKLLDHPMIVIGEVIHGKKIARQLGFPTTNIKMDNRLYPPSGIYGAFLQVSDKNSKVLYGVVNIGYNPTLKQEMSLEAHILDFDREVYGEKLYIQIVKFMRKEKKFSSIDELKATIQADVDRWKLFKREMKYGRTSS from the coding sequence ATGATAGTAGTAAATGATATACTGACATCAAATATAGAATTTGAAGATACTTATGTAGCCATAGGAAATTTTGATGGAGTACATTATGGACATAAAAAACTTATAAATGAAACTATAAAAGCAGCTAGAGAAAACTCTAAGAAAGCTGTGGTTTTTACTTTTGAAAAACATCCTTTAGAATTTTTATTTCCTGAAAGAAAGTTTGATTATATCAATACAAATGAAGAGAAACTTTATCTACTTGAATCTTTAGGAGTAGATATTGTTATAATGCAAAAATTAGATAAGAACTTTTTGGAATACACCCCTTTAGAATTTGTTAAAATATTAAAAGATAAGTTAAAAGTAAAAGAAATATTTGTTGGCTTCAATTTTTCTTTTGGTAAAGGAGGAACTGGAACAGCTGAAGACTTAGAATATTTAGCTGAGGTTCATAATATAAAAGTTAATGAACTACCTCCTGTAACTTTAGATGGAGAACTTGTTAGTTCATCAGCTATAAGAAAAAAAATTGCTAACTCTGATTTTGATGGAGCTGTAAAACTTTTAGACCATCCTATGATAGTTATAGGAGAAGTTATTCATGGTAAAAAAATTGCTAGACAATTAGGTTTTCCTACTACAAATATAAAAATGGATAACAGACTATATCCACCTTCTGGTATATATGGAGCTTTTTTACAAGTTTCAGATAAAAATTCAAAAGTCTTATATGGCGTTGTGAATATTGGATATAATCCAACATTGAAACAAGAAATGAGTTTAGAAGCTCATATACTAGATTTTGATAGAGAAGTTTATGGTGAAAAATTATACATACAAATAGTTAAGTTCATGAGAAAAGAAAAGAAGTTTTCTTCAATAGATGAATTAAAAGCTACTATTCAAGCTGATGTAGATAGGTGGAAATTATTTAAAAGAGAGATGAAATATGGAAGAACTAGTAGTTAA
- a CDS encoding segregation and condensation protein A codes for MEELVVKVNNFEGPFDLLLNLIEKKKMMISDINISQLIDEYLEVLKFSERENIEIKSDFIIIASELIEIKTLNLLNLDSDKEKETNLKRRLEEHKLFRELSPKVAKLEKEFNISYLRGESKRTIKKIAKDYDLASLTTDDIFDIYKKYFDSVDMSEFMELNLIKQYDIKEIMDDILIKAYFKNWIIDDLFLEAENKLHLIYIFLAILELYKDAKINIDDGEIRKC; via the coding sequence ATGGAAGAACTAGTAGTTAAAGTTAATAATTTTGAAGGACCTTTTGACTTACTTCTAAATTTAATTGAAAAAAAGAAAATGATGATTTCTGATATAAATATTTCTCAACTTATAGATGAATATTTAGAAGTTTTAAAATTTTCAGAAAGAGAAAATATTGAGATAAAATCAGACTTTATAATAATTGCCTCAGAATTAATTGAAATCAAAACTTTAAATCTGCTTAATTTAGATAGTGATAAAGAAAAAGAAACGAATCTTAAAAGAAGATTAGAAGAACATAAATTATTTAGGGAATTAAGTCCTAAAGTTGCTAAACTGGAAAAAGAATTTAATATTTCTTATTTAAGGGGTGAAAGTAAAAGAACTATAAAAAAAATTGCCAAAGACTATGATTTAGCTTCACTTACTACTGATGATATTTTTGATATTTATAAAAAATATTTTGATTCAGTTGATATGTCTGAATTTATGGAATTAAATTTAATAAAACAATATGATATAAAAGAAATTATGGATGACATCTTGATAAAAGCATATTTTAAAAATTGGATTATTGATGATTTATTTTTAGAGGCTGAAAATAAGCTGCATTTAATCTATATTTTTTTAGCTATTTTAGAATTATATAAAGATGCTAAAATAAACATTGATGATGGAGAGATAAGAAAATGTTAA
- the murJ gene encoding murein biosynthesis integral membrane protein MurJ, translating to MLKKSINTMIITMVSRVLGLFRGTLVAYFFGASILTDAYYSAFKISNFFRQLLGEGALGNTFIPLYHKKKKEEGEERSREYIFSVLNITFLFSFVISVLMIIFSSYIIDFIVVGFSDDLKLVASRLLKIMSFYFLFISLSGMMGSILNNFGYFAIPASTSIFFNLSIIFSAMWLTKYFSIDALAYGVLIGGVLQFLVVFFPFIKLLKSYSFKIDFKDMYLKLLGIKLIPMLVGVFARQVNTIVDQFFASFLVAGSITALENASRVYLLPVGVFGVTISNVLFPSISRAAANGDKEGTNRSLVSAINFLNFLTIPSLFVLTFFSKDVIRLIFSYGKFNENAVKITSECLLYYSLGLIFYVGVQLVSKGYYAMGDNKRPAKFSIIAIIMNIILNYLFIKNFQHKGLALATSISSGVNFFLLLFIYVKLYVKLDLKNIIITAIKICISSVIATVLAFYVSNVILKLVTFSVVFLLQWTYPIYKYRERVFYKK from the coding sequence ATGTTAAAAAAATCTATAAATACTATGATAATAACAATGGTGAGTAGGGTACTAGGACTTTTTAGGGGGACTCTAGTTGCCTATTTTTTTGGAGCTTCTATCTTAACAGATGCATATTATAGTGCATTTAAAATAAGTAATTTTTTTAGGCAACTTTTAGGGGAAGGTGCCTTAGGAAATACATTTATTCCACTCTATCATAAAAAGAAAAAAGAAGAAGGTGAAGAAAGAAGTAGAGAATATATTTTTTCAGTTTTAAATATTACTTTTTTATTTAGTTTTGTAATAAGTGTATTGATGATAATTTTTTCAAGTTATATTATTGACTTTATAGTTGTTGGCTTCAGTGATGACCTTAAATTAGTGGCATCTAGACTTTTAAAAATTATGTCTTTCTACTTTTTATTTATATCTTTATCAGGTATGATGGGATCCATTTTAAATAACTTTGGATATTTTGCTATACCTGCCTCAACATCAATATTTTTTAATCTATCTATAATTTTTTCTGCTATGTGGCTTACTAAATACTTTAGTATAGATGCTTTGGCTTATGGTGTTTTAATAGGTGGAGTTTTACAATTTTTAGTTGTATTTTTTCCTTTTATAAAACTCTTAAAATCCTATTCATTTAAAATAGATTTTAAAGATATGTATTTAAAACTTTTAGGTATAAAGTTAATTCCTATGCTTGTAGGAGTTTTTGCAAGACAAGTCAACACTATAGTTGATCAATTCTTTGCTTCTTTTTTAGTGGCTGGTTCTATAACTGCACTTGAAAATGCAAGTAGAGTTTATCTACTTCCAGTTGGAGTCTTTGGAGTAACTATATCCAATGTACTTTTCCCAAGTATATCAAGAGCTGCTGCCAATGGAGATAAAGAAGGTACTAACAGAAGTCTTGTATCAGCTATCAATTTTTTAAACTTTTTAACTATACCAAGTTTATTTGTTCTAACATTTTTTTCAAAAGATGTTATAAGACTTATCTTTTCTTATGGAAAATTTAATGAAAATGCTGTTAAAATTACTTCAGAATGTCTACTTTACTATTCACTAGGTCTTATCTTTTATGTTGGAGTTCAATTAGTTAGTAAGGGCTACTATGCTATGGGGGACAATAAAAGACCTGCAAAATTTTCAATTATAGCCATTATTATGAATATTATTTTAAATTATCTATTTATTAAAAATTTCCAACATAAAGGTTTAGCATTAGCTACATCAATTTCTTCAGGAGTGAACTTCTTTTTACTACTATTTATTTATGTAAAACTTTATGTTAAATTAGATTTAAAAAATATTATTATAACAGCTATAAAAATTTGTATTTCTTCAGTAATTGCAACAGTACTTGCTTTTTATGTAAGTAATGTTATTTTAAAATTAGTAACTTTCTCTGTCGTATTTTTATTGCAATGGACATATCCTATATATAAATATAGGGAGAGAGTTTTTTACAAAAAGTAA
- the coaBC gene encoding bifunctional phosphopantothenoylcysteine decarboxylase/phosphopantothenate--cysteine ligase CoaBC: MKNILVGVTGGIAAFKSASIVSLLKKKGYNVKVVMTENATNIIGPLTLETLSKNRVYIDMWDKNPHYEVEHISLADWADIVLIAPATYNIIGKVANGIADDMLSTILSAVSLRKPIFFALAMNVNMYENPILNENISKLKSYGYRFIDTNEGLLACNYEAKGRMKEPEEIVDIIERYNLATKIENFKDALKGKKLLITSGRTREDIDPIRYLSNKSSGKMGYSLAQAAVDLRAEVTLVSGPTNLSVPDGLKEFISVDSAIQMYEKVDERFKDTDIFIACAAVADYRPKEYQDKKIKKSDLNLTIELVRNPDILFEMGKKKENQLLVGFAAETNNIIENALKKLEKKNLDMIVANNASTMGTDTNSIEIIRKDRSSTVINQKSKIELAYDILKEVILDLKKVEDEEK; encoded by the coding sequence ATGAAAAATATTTTAGTGGGTGTTACAGGAGGAATAGCTGCTTTTAAATCTGCAAGCATAGTATCTCTTTTAAAAAAGAAAGGATATAATGTAAAAGTAGTAATGACAGAAAATGCCACAAATATAATAGGTCCTTTAACTCTTGAGACTCTTTCAAAAAACAGAGTCTATATTGATATGTGGGATAAAAATCCGCACTATGAAGTGGAACATATTTCTCTTGCTGATTGGGCGGACATAGTTTTAATTGCTCCTGCAACATATAATATAATTGGTAAAGTTGCTAATGGAATTGCTGATGATATGCTCTCAACAATTCTCTCAGCTGTTTCATTAAGAAAACCTATATTTTTTGCTCTTGCAATGAATGTAAATATGTATGAAAATCCTATTCTTAATGAAAATATTAGTAAATTAAAATCTTATGGTTATAGATTTATAGATACAAATGAAGGTTTACTTGCTTGTAACTATGAAGCTAAGGGTAGAATGAAAGAACCTGAAGAAATTGTTGATATAATTGAAAGATATAACTTAGCTACTAAAATTGAAAATTTTAAAGATGCTTTAAAAGGTAAAAAACTTCTTATAACAAGTGGTAGAACAAGAGAAGATATAGATCCTATAAGATATCTTTCAAATAAATCAAGTGGAAAGATGGGATACTCACTTGCTCAAGCTGCTGTTGATTTAAGAGCTGAAGTAACTTTAGTAAGTGGACCTACAAACCTTAGTGTTCCTGATGGACTTAAAGAGTTTATCTCTGTTGACTCAGCAATTCAGATGTATGAAAAGGTGGATGAAAGGTTTAAAGACACTGATATTTTTATAGCTTGTGCTGCTGTTGCAGACTACAGGCCCAAAGAATATCAAGATAAAAAAATAAAAAAATCTGATTTAAATTTAACAATAGAACTAGTTAGAAATCCTGACATCCTATTTGAAATGGGTAAAAAGAAAGAAAATCAATTATTGGTTGGTTTTGCAGCTGAAACTAATAATATCATAGAGAATGCTCTAAAGAAATTAGAAAAGAAAAATCTTGATATGATAGTTGCAAATAATGCTTCAACCATGGGAACAGATACTAATAGTATAGAAATCATAAGAAAAGACAGAAGTTCTACTGTCATAAATCAAAAGAGTAAAATAGAGTTAGCTTATGATATTTTAAAAGAAGTTATTTTAGATTTAAAGAAGGTTGAAGATGAAGAAAAATAA